In the Dolichospermum flos-aquae CCAP 1403/13F genome, AATATTAAATTTCCGGGGAAGATTGCTAAATTCTGGATTACCTTCACCGTTGTTAGTCAGCATATCCTGGACTTGCTGGACTAATTCTCTGGTATCATAAAACTCATCTGCATCCAAACCCGCTACAGGATCACCTGTAATATTACGAACGTTATCCATGCCGGATTGGATAGTAGTTAATCCGACTTTGTGAAATTTATTAAAGATATCGGGGATATCTTCAAAGTTGATCCCGCGTAGTTGTATATTCTGTCTAGTGGTAATATCGGCGCTGCCATTTTCACCGTAACGCTGTACCACTTCTGCTAAAACTGACAATTGATTGCTGGTGAGAATGCCGTTAGGTAGACGCATTCGCATCATGAATTTACCGGGAGTGACAGGACGAAAAAATACACCTAACCATTTTAGGCGATGGTTAAGGTCGTTTTCGTCCATTGCTTCCCAACCGACTTGGGCAAAATTCTCTATTTCGTTTTTAACTGCAAGTCCGTCTTTTTCGGCTTTGAATTTCTCGAATTTATTGAGTTTGTCTGTGGTAGTTGCTGTTTCTATCATGATCTTTTTTTGGGGAACAGGACTTAATTAACTGTGTATCCGTGTTCTTATCGGTTCTGTATTTGCCACGTTGGGGAAATAACTGATAGTAGTTTCCTGGTTGGTGGTGTGACAGTTGCGATATTGTTACGTTAGTGTGATTTTTCATAACAGTTCGTATAGTAGGTTACTAAATTTTGGTAATTATGCGAAAATCGGATATAAATATTGCGGTTATTGCATAAATTATTTCAATATACGAATTTATATAGATACAAGCGATAATGGTAGTATGGTTATTCGCATAGGTAGTCTATTTATTTGGTTCTTCGGTATTTGTTATGCTAAACTATTAAATAAAATGCCAGGTTAACAGGCATCTAATTCGGAAATTTTCAAAGTTTTTAAATCCATCTCTAATAACTTGTTGTATTGGTTCATTTGATGACGAAATTATTACATTTCGCTGATATTTTAGGGGGGGTTAATGAAATGTAAGGCACCATTCATCTGTTTGAAATTAAAAACATCTGTTTAAGTGCGATTATTTATTTTCTCCGTTGAGTTAAGAGGCTATGCTATAATAACATATACTGTTAAAAATGTCTCACAAAAATATGAACAACACATCTCTAAAAGAAGAAACTGCCTTTAACCGCATTTCAGCAATTGTAAAATATTTGATTGCTAATAATAGTGTGTATCAAGAAAGATTGGAACAAGATAAAATGATCCAGAAAATGTATGAACTGTTTACTAAACCAAATTCTGGTGATGATGTAGACACAATTGCTGAAGATGACTTAACAGAAAGAATTAGTAAAATGTTAGCTGTAGAAGCAATCAGTGGTTTGTTAAATGATTTTACACCAGAAGAAATGGCAATATTTGATGAAGCAGTGAAACGTAAATAAGTCAATGGGATATCTACTAGATACTAATATGGTTACAGCAATTCTCAAGGAAAATCCAAAAGTAACCAATCAGCTAGAAAGTTTAAATCGTCAAAACGAGGAAGTTTTCATTAGTGGGATTACTTACTATGAAATTGAGCGAGGACTCTTAGCAGTTAAAGCGGTAAAGAAATTATCAGACTTTGAAAAATTTTTGAAGAAATACCAAATTTTACTCTTGGACGATATGGCTATATTTCAAAAAGCGTCAGAAATTTATGCTGATTTAAAACAAAGAGGTTTACCAATTCAAGACGCAGATATATTTATAGCAGATACGGCTATTATTCACAATTTAA is a window encoding:
- a CDS encoding type II toxin-antitoxin system VapC family toxin translates to MGYLLDTNMVTAILKENPKVTNQLESLNRQNEEVFISGITYYEIERGLLAVKAVKKLSDFEKFLKKYQILLLDDMAIFQKASEIYADLKQRGLPIQDADIFIADTAIIHNLIVVSHDSDLLRIKELQLEDWLQEELN